In Molothrus aeneus isolate 106 chromosome 3, BPBGC_Maene_1.0, whole genome shotgun sequence, a single genomic region encodes these proteins:
- the SESN1 gene encoding sestrin-1 isoform X2, whose amino-acid sequence MVARPGRQHQELGIRIPRPLGHGPSRFIPEKETIQVGKEDATMHTLFAESFATLGRLDNVTLVMVFHPQYLESFLKTQHYLLQMDGPLPLHYRHYIGIMAAARHQCSYLVNLHVNDFLHVGGDPKWLNGLENAPQKLQNLGELNKMLAHRPWLITKEHIEQLLKTEENSWSLAELIHAVVLLTHYHSLASFTFGCGISPEIDCEGGHTFRPPSVSNYCICDITNGYHGVDEIHASPAASIPSTESVCEVEALMEKMKQLQECRDEEEASQEEMATRFEREKRESMFVCSSEDEESAATRDVSRHFEDTSYGYKDFSRHGMHVPTFRVQDYSWEDHGYSLVNRLYPDVGQLLDEKFHIAYNLTYNTMAMHKDVDTSMLRRAIWNYIHCMFGIRYDDYDYGEINQLLDRSFKVYIKTVVCTPEKTTKRMYDSFWRQFEHSEKVHVNLLLVEARMQAELLYALRAITRYMT is encoded by the exons gaACTTGGAATAAGAATTCCTAGACCACTGGGACACGGACCAAGCAGATTCATCCCTGAGAAGGAG ACAATTCAGGTGGGGAAGGAGGACGCCACGATGCACACGCTGTTTGCAGAGTCTTTTGCCACGCTGGGCCGGCTGGACAACGTCACCTTGGTGATGGTTTTCCACCCGCAGTATCTGGAAAGCTTTCTCAAAACTCAGCACTATCTGCTGCAGATGGATGGCCCGCTCCCGCTCCACTACCGGCACTACATCGGGATCATG gCTGCAGCACGACATCAGTGCTCTTACCTTGTTAACCTCCATGTGAATGACTTCCTTCATGTTGGTGGAGACCCGAAATGGTTGAATGGTCTGGAAAATGCACCtcaaaaattgcaaaatttagGAGAACTGAACAAAATGTTGGCTCACCGACCCTGGCTTATCACCAAGGAACATATCGAG caacttCTGAAGACAGAAGAGAACAGCTggtccctggcagagctgatcCATGCAGTTGTTCTCCTTACACACTACCACTCCCTTGCTTCCTTCACGTTTGGCTGTGGGATCAGCCCAGAGATCGACTGTGAAGGGGGTCACACCTTCAGGCCCCCCTCTGTCAGTAACTATTGCATCTGTGATATAACAAATGGTTACCACGGGGTGGATGAAATCcatgccagcccagctgcaagTATTCCA tCCACAGAGTCTGTCTGTGAAGTTGAAGCTCTTATGGAGAAGatgaagcagctgcaggagtgcAGAGATGAAGAAGAAGCCAGCCAAGAAGAGATGGCCACACGTtttgaaagagagaagagagaaagcaTGTTTGTGTGCTCTTCAG AAGATGAAGAATCTGCAGCAACAAGAGATGTGTCTCGGCACTTTGAGGACACCAGCTATGGTTACAAAGACTTCTCCCGACACGGAATGCACGTGCCCACCTTTCGTGTTCAG GATTATTCCTGGGAAGACCATGGTTATTCCTTGGTTAATCGTCTTTATCCAGATGTGGGACAACTACTTGATGAGAAGTTTCATATTGCTTATAATCTGACTTACAACACAATGGCCATGCACAAAGATGTGGATACCTCAATGCTAAGACGAGCTATTTGGAACTATATTCATTGTATGTTTGGAATAAG ATACGATGATTATGACTATGGTGAAATTAATCAGTTGTTGGACCGCAGCTTTAAAGTTTATATCAAGACTGTGGTTTGCACTCCTGAAAAGACCACAAAAAGAATGTATGATAGCTTCTGGAGACAGTTTGAACACTCTGAGAAG gTCCATGTAAATTTGCTTCTGGTAGAAGCTCGGATGCAAGCCGAACTACTTTATGCTCTGAGAGCTATTACTCGCTATATGACCTGA
- the SESN1 gene encoding sestrin-1 isoform X3, which translates to MHTLFAESFATLGRLDNVTLVMVFHPQYLESFLKTQHYLLQMDGPLPLHYRHYIGIMAAARHQCSYLVNLHVNDFLHVGGDPKWLNGLENAPQKLQNLGELNKMLAHRPWLITKEHIEQLLKTEENSWSLAELIHAVVLLTHYHSLASFTFGCGISPEIDCEGGHTFRPPSVSNYCICDITNGYHGVDEIHASPAASIPSTESVCEVEALMEKMKQLQECRDEEEASQEEMATRFEREKRESMFVCSSEDEESAATRDVSRHFEDTSYGYKDFSRHGMHVPTFRVQDYSWEDHGYSLVNRLYPDVGQLLDEKFHIAYNLTYNTMAMHKDVDTSMLRRAIWNYIHCMFGIRYDDYDYGEINQLLDRSFKVYIKTVVCTPEKTTKRMYDSFWRQFEHSEKVHVNLLLVEARMQAELLYALRAITRYMT; encoded by the exons ATGCACACGCTGTTTGCAGAGTCTTTTGCCACGCTGGGCCGGCTGGACAACGTCACCTTGGTGATGGTTTTCCACCCGCAGTATCTGGAAAGCTTTCTCAAAACTCAGCACTATCTGCTGCAGATGGATGGCCCGCTCCCGCTCCACTACCGGCACTACATCGGGATCATG gCTGCAGCACGACATCAGTGCTCTTACCTTGTTAACCTCCATGTGAATGACTTCCTTCATGTTGGTGGAGACCCGAAATGGTTGAATGGTCTGGAAAATGCACCtcaaaaattgcaaaatttagGAGAACTGAACAAAATGTTGGCTCACCGACCCTGGCTTATCACCAAGGAACATATCGAG caacttCTGAAGACAGAAGAGAACAGCTggtccctggcagagctgatcCATGCAGTTGTTCTCCTTACACACTACCACTCCCTTGCTTCCTTCACGTTTGGCTGTGGGATCAGCCCAGAGATCGACTGTGAAGGGGGTCACACCTTCAGGCCCCCCTCTGTCAGTAACTATTGCATCTGTGATATAACAAATGGTTACCACGGGGTGGATGAAATCcatgccagcccagctgcaagTATTCCA tCCACAGAGTCTGTCTGTGAAGTTGAAGCTCTTATGGAGAAGatgaagcagctgcaggagtgcAGAGATGAAGAAGAAGCCAGCCAAGAAGAGATGGCCACACGTtttgaaagagagaagagagaaagcaTGTTTGTGTGCTCTTCAG AAGATGAAGAATCTGCAGCAACAAGAGATGTGTCTCGGCACTTTGAGGACACCAGCTATGGTTACAAAGACTTCTCCCGACACGGAATGCACGTGCCCACCTTTCGTGTTCAG GATTATTCCTGGGAAGACCATGGTTATTCCTTGGTTAATCGTCTTTATCCAGATGTGGGACAACTACTTGATGAGAAGTTTCATATTGCTTATAATCTGACTTACAACACAATGGCCATGCACAAAGATGTGGATACCTCAATGCTAAGACGAGCTATTTGGAACTATATTCATTGTATGTTTGGAATAAG ATACGATGATTATGACTATGGTGAAATTAATCAGTTGTTGGACCGCAGCTTTAAAGTTTATATCAAGACTGTGGTTTGCACTCCTGAAAAGACCACAAAAAGAATGTATGATAGCTTCTGGAGACAGTTTGAACACTCTGAGAAG gTCCATGTAAATTTGCTTCTGGTAGAAGCTCGGATGCAAGCCGAACTACTTTATGCTCTGAGAGCTATTACTCGCTATATGACCTGA